The following coding sequences are from one Ignavibacteriales bacterium window:
- a CDS encoding CusA/CzcA family heavy metal efflux RND transporter — MIEHIIDYCSRNKFIVILVYLFIAGWGIWAVIHTPTDAIPDLSENQVIVFTEWMGRSPQIIEDQVTFPLVTALQGVPKVHAIRAQSMFGMSFVYIIFDESTDLYWARSRVLEKLSTVQSALPAGAKMELGPDGTGVGHVYWYTVEGKYDLGALRAIQDWYIKLNLQGVPGVAEVASVGGFVRQYQVNINPQKMKSYGVSLGDIKNAVMRSNNDVGGKIIEMSDAEYFVRGQGYIRSVHDVENAVVSTGTNGIPVYIRNIATVELGPDLRRGSLEKNGEGQAVGGIVVMRYGENAKDVIDRVKRRITEITPGLPRGVEIKTAYDRSDLITAAIGTLKKALVEEALIVTLIVLIFLLHVRSVLRVIIEIPIAVLIAFIFMKLFGVTSNIMSLGGIAIAIGVIVDSSIVLVENAYRNVARAQEEKGTLETKDYVEISILSAKQVAPAIFYSVAIMVVSFLPVFLLEGQEGKLFRPLAFTKTFVLAGSAIIAITLVPMLMTMLTRGKFRTENRNPVTRVLNNLYAPIIHWVLRWRKTTIGLNILALVIAVPMLIRMGSEFMPPLDEGSLLFMPVTLPSASITEVNRIMQTQDQIIKSVPEVELVLGKAGKAETSTDPAPVSMIESIILLKPKSHWRPGLTTNDIIAELDAKLQIPGVRNGWTQPIINRINMLSTGVRTDLGVKIFGRDLDTLEQLAIHAEQILRQVPGAADLYAERTQGGLFVDIDIDRAAVARYGINIGDVQDVIETAIGGENIGTVIEGRQRFPIRVRYQQDFRNNLEALRGLLVPTNTMSPSGSTKMTTSSSASSGGGSMSGSSMSATVPAPRSKAPDQSSGSLFKGSYVPLSQLASISVAPGPPMISSEDAQLRSIVFLNVRGRDMGSFVNEAKGVLDKQLVLPAGYTVQWSGQWENQIRAKERLTILMPLVFLIIYVMLYFVTKDFLEALVVMLSVPFALIGGVYLVYILGYNLSVAVWVGFIALYGLAVETGVVMVVYLHEALDRRVRDHELGRRGTITNQDITEATVEGSVLRLRPKVMTVATAMIGLVPIMWSTGVGADVMQPLAAPMIGGLVTSTIHVLVVTPILFTYMKERSLKKGTLKRSHMSGWMKD, encoded by the coding sequence ATGATAGAACACATCATCGATTACTGTTCCAGGAACAAATTCATCGTGATCCTGGTATACCTCTTCATCGCTGGCTGGGGCATCTGGGCGGTCATCCATACGCCGACAGATGCGATCCCGGATCTGTCTGAGAACCAGGTGATTGTTTTCACCGAATGGATGGGACGTTCCCCGCAGATCATAGAGGATCAGGTCACCTTTCCGCTGGTCACAGCGTTGCAGGGTGTGCCAAAAGTCCATGCCATTCGAGCTCAATCAATGTTTGGGATGTCATTCGTCTACATTATCTTCGACGAGTCGACAGACCTCTATTGGGCGCGCAGCCGGGTTCTCGAGAAACTCTCGACCGTTCAATCTGCACTTCCCGCTGGCGCAAAAATGGAACTTGGCCCGGACGGCACAGGTGTCGGGCATGTGTACTGGTACACCGTGGAGGGGAAATACGATCTCGGAGCTTTGCGCGCGATTCAGGACTGGTACATCAAGCTGAACCTGCAGGGCGTCCCGGGTGTGGCAGAGGTCGCCTCCGTGGGAGGATTCGTCAGACAGTATCAGGTGAACATCAATCCTCAAAAGATGAAGTCATACGGCGTTTCGCTGGGTGACATCAAAAACGCTGTCATGCGCTCGAACAACGATGTCGGCGGCAAGATCATCGAAATGTCCGACGCCGAGTATTTCGTTCGTGGCCAGGGATACATTCGATCCGTGCATGATGTAGAGAATGCCGTTGTATCAACCGGCACGAACGGAATCCCCGTTTACATTAGAAATATTGCAACGGTGGAGCTCGGTCCGGACTTGCGGCGCGGTTCGCTTGAGAAGAACGGCGAGGGACAAGCTGTCGGCGGCATTGTGGTGATGCGGTACGGCGAAAACGCCAAGGATGTCATCGACAGAGTGAAACGACGGATCACAGAGATCACTCCGGGCCTGCCCAGGGGGGTCGAGATCAAAACGGCGTATGATCGAAGCGACCTCATCACCGCTGCAATTGGCACCTTGAAGAAAGCGCTTGTCGAGGAAGCGCTGATTGTGACCCTGATCGTCCTCATCTTCCTTCTTCATGTCCGGAGTGTCCTTCGGGTCATCATCGAAATACCGATCGCAGTTCTGATCGCCTTCATATTCATGAAACTGTTCGGAGTCACGTCCAATATCATGTCGCTCGGAGGGATTGCGATCGCCATAGGGGTCATTGTGGACTCCTCCATCGTTCTCGTTGAGAACGCCTATCGAAACGTCGCCCGTGCGCAGGAAGAGAAAGGGACTTTGGAAACGAAAGACTATGTGGAGATTTCCATCCTTTCTGCAAAGCAAGTCGCACCGGCTATTTTCTATTCCGTGGCAATCATGGTCGTCTCGTTCCTGCCGGTCTTTCTTCTTGAGGGACAGGAAGGCAAGCTTTTCCGCCCGCTCGCCTTCACGAAAACATTCGTGCTCGCAGGCTCAGCCATCATCGCGATAACACTTGTTCCAATGCTCATGACGATGTTGACACGGGGCAAGTTCAGAACAGAGAACAGGAATCCGGTTACCAGGGTTCTCAACAACCTCTATGCGCCGATCATCCACTGGGTGCTTCGGTGGCGGAAGACAACGATCGGTCTGAACATCCTCGCACTCGTCATTGCCGTACCGATGCTCATCAGAATGGGGTCAGAATTCATGCCCCCGCTCGACGAAGGAAGCCTGCTCTTCATGCCGGTAACACTCCCCTCCGCATCGATCACGGAGGTGAATCGCATCATGCAAACGCAGGATCAGATCATCAAGTCCGTCCCCGAAGTCGAGCTCGTTCTTGGGAAGGCAGGTAAAGCGGAAACCTCCACCGACCCTGCCCCCGTAAGCATGATTGAAAGTATTATCCTCCTGAAGCCAAAGTCGCACTGGCGCCCAGGTCTCACGACCAACGACATCATCGCCGAGCTTGATGCCAAGCTGCAGATTCCGGGAGTCCGAAACGGCTGGACTCAACCCATCATCAACCGGATCAACATGCTCTCGACGGGCGTTCGCACCGATCTGGGCGTGAAGATTTTCGGAAGAGACCTTGACACCCTCGAACAGCTCGCCATTCACGCCGAACAGATTCTTCGGCAGGTCCCCGGCGCAGCAGATCTCTATGCCGAACGAACACAGGGAGGATTGTTTGTCGATATCGACATCGACCGTGCCGCCGTTGCGCGTTATGGGATAAACATCGGCGATGTGCAGGACGTCATTGAAACGGCTATCGGCGGAGAAAACATCGGAACAGTGATCGAGGGGCGGCAACGTTTTCCGATCCGTGTGCGGTACCAACAAGACTTCCGCAACAATCTGGAGGCGCTTCGAGGTCTGCTCGTCCCGACGAACACGATGAGTCCGTCAGGATCGACGAAGATGACGACCTCCTCTTCAGCTTCTTCAGGAGGGGGATCAATGTCCGGTTCTAGTATGTCAGCAACGGTCCCGGCCCCTCGATCGAAAGCGCCGGACCAATCGTCGGGATCGCTGTTCAAAGGCAGCTACGTGCCTCTCAGCCAGCTCGCCTCGATCTCTGTTGCGCCCGGTCCCCCCATGATATCCAGCGAGGACGCACAACTACGATCTATCGTCTTCCTCAACGTCCGTGGAAGAGATATGGGAAGTTTCGTGAATGAGGCAAAGGGAGTACTCGACAAGCAACTCGTCTTACCGGCGGGATACACAGTCCAATGGAGCGGGCAGTGGGAGAACCAGATACGGGCAAAGGAGCGGCTGACTATCCTGATGCCACTCGTGTTCCTGATCATCTACGTGATGCTGTATTTTGTAACGAAGGATTTTCTGGAAGCGCTAGTTGTGATGCTCTCCGTTCCATTCGCGCTCATCGGAGGAGTATATCTCGTTTACATCCTGGGGTACAATCTCTCCGTGGCTGTCTGGGTGGGGTTTATCGCCTTGTACGGACTTGCTGTCGAGACAGGCGTGGTGATGGTCGTGTATCTCCACGAGGCCCTCGACAGGCGAGTCCGGGACCACGAGTTAGGTCGTCGCGGGACTATAACAAATCAGGACATTACTGAGGCAACCGTTGAAGGATCGGTGCTTCGCCTTCGACCGAAAGTGATGACAGTGGCCACGGCAATGATAGGCCTTGTTCCCATCATGTGGAGCACAGGCGTCGGAGCAGATGTCATGCAGCCGCTCGCAGCCCCAATGATAGGGGGACTGGTCACGTCCACCATACACGTCCTGGTCGTAACTCCCATACTATTCACATACATGAAGGAGCGGTCATTGAAAAAAGGGACTCTCAAACGTTCCCATATGTCGGGCTGGATGAAAGATTGA
- a CDS encoding efflux RND transporter periplasmic adaptor subunit has protein sequence MRYFISLFIILTAFGLPFSGCGSKNEGRDSANNEAHRQAASDYYTCPMHPSVRSDKAGVCPVCHMTLVKVSEIETSAESGNQSGSVHLTTARQVLANVATFQTESRSLTRELILAGKIYNAEPNTQQITARFGGRIEKLSISYTGQQVRRGDPVADIYSPEAIAAQREFLVTLGTSTRETEVLDHSERRAPLLTENSRSKLQYWGFTDTQIDELARTSIVKTLVTVHSPVSGTVIRKNVDLQQYIAPGDPLFDVSDLRTVWLQMEVYESELAAVKLGQIVTATIDAYPSEEFRGTVSFIGAVVEPSTRTVRVRASLNNAGYKLKPEMFAQAVLHISLAKAIVVPASAVITTGRNSVVWVEGEANHFEARAVKLGHRAGDFYQVLDGLNEGEAVAVSGGFLIDSESQLQVAATGEHKK, from the coding sequence ATGAGATATTTCATTTCGTTGTTCATTATCCTCACCGCGTTCGGGCTGCCGTTTTCGGGCTGCGGGTCAAAGAATGAAGGCCGCGACTCCGCGAACAATGAAGCGCATCGCCAGGCCGCATCTGATTACTATACCTGCCCAATGCATCCGTCGGTGAGGAGCGACAAAGCAGGAGTGTGCCCTGTCTGTCATATGACGCTGGTGAAGGTCTCCGAGATTGAAACATCAGCCGAATCTGGAAATCAGTCAGGATCCGTGCACCTCACGACCGCACGACAGGTTCTCGCGAACGTCGCGACATTCCAAACGGAATCGAGATCCCTCACGAGGGAGCTCATCCTCGCGGGAAAGATCTATAATGCCGAGCCAAACACGCAGCAAATCACAGCGCGGTTTGGAGGCCGGATCGAGAAACTCTCTATCTCGTACACCGGACAGCAAGTCAGACGCGGCGATCCGGTCGCCGACATCTACAGCCCCGAGGCCATTGCGGCTCAGCGTGAGTTTCTGGTTACGCTTGGAACATCGACTCGGGAAACGGAAGTACTTGACCATTCAGAACGCAGAGCTCCACTCCTCACCGAGAATTCCAGATCGAAGCTCCAATACTGGGGATTCACAGATACGCAGATCGACGAACTCGCCAGGACCTCAATCGTCAAAACGCTCGTCACTGTTCACTCACCCGTTTCCGGGACGGTGATCAGAAAGAATGTCGACCTCCAGCAATACATTGCTCCGGGCGACCCTCTCTTTGACGTGTCGGACCTCCGCACCGTCTGGCTCCAGATGGAGGTTTATGAATCCGAACTTGCGGCGGTTAAACTCGGCCAGATCGTCACGGCGACCATCGATGCTTATCCGTCAGAAGAGTTTCGAGGAACCGTGTCTTTCATTGGAGCAGTTGTTGAACCCTCCACCAGAACAGTCCGCGTGAGGGCGTCGTTGAACAACGCTGGCTACAAGCTGAAACCAGAGATGTTCGCTCAGGCTGTTCTTCACATTTCTCTTGCAAAGGCAATCGTCGTTCCGGCGTCGGCGGTCATCACTACGGGAAGAAACAGTGTGGTGTGGGTAGAAGGAGAAGCGAATCACTTTGAAGCGCGGGCTGTCAAACTGGGACACAGAGCCGGCGATTTCTACCAGGTGCTTGATGGATTGAACGAGGGAGAGGCAGTTGCGGTCTCAGGTGGATTCCTTATTGATTCGGAAAGCCAACTCCAGGTTGCAGCGACGGGAGAACACAAGAAATAG
- a CDS encoding TolC family protein yields MKYANAMLLLAVLFLQTAMAQSVHPLSVDAKAENIQELITEALSRNPEIAVEMHKMEAARARVPQAGALMDPELNFKLMEIPGTDFNKATFANIELMQVVTFPAKLSTQRSIAELLTEHAQHEHMETVLAIVAQLKTSLAMLWFARESLTLNTSNRDILTKILRSAETAYTVGKASQQEVLKTNIELARISMNEAKIREQITSSESTLRALLNRKSTAPIGQIDVARGPVPLPTIDALLAYAHRNRPMLMHDSLNVLEKSLTISLMKKEYLPDFKFSVEYVRMPVMMENRWSVSAGITLPFAPWSIAKATSRVQEAEAEHLMISSMYTASQNNVELQIRSGYASLQSLETQFLTIRNTILPQLRQSIQLLLSEYETGTTSYMMVLDGYRMFNEMQLDYAMAQMSYQETLASLERSVGVTDIQFVASFGKDHHQ; encoded by the coding sequence ATGAAGTACGCCAACGCGATGCTTCTGCTGGCTGTTCTCTTCCTACAGACTGCGATGGCACAAAGCGTGCATCCTTTGTCCGTCGACGCAAAGGCAGAGAACATTCAAGAACTCATCACAGAAGCGCTTTCACGAAACCCGGAGATCGCTGTCGAGATGCATAAAATGGAGGCGGCGCGTGCGCGCGTTCCACAAGCAGGCGCTCTCATGGATCCCGAACTGAATTTCAAGCTCATGGAAATCCCGGGTACCGACTTCAACAAGGCCACATTCGCCAATATCGAGCTCATGCAGGTCGTCACATTCCCGGCCAAGCTCTCCACACAGCGCTCTATCGCTGAACTCCTCACGGAACATGCTCAGCATGAGCACATGGAGACCGTGCTTGCGATCGTGGCTCAGTTGAAAACCTCTCTTGCGATGCTCTGGTTCGCCCGTGAATCGCTGACCCTCAATACATCGAACAGGGATATCCTGACGAAAATCCTGCGGTCCGCTGAGACCGCCTATACCGTGGGCAAAGCGTCACAGCAGGAGGTCCTGAAGACCAACATCGAGCTTGCCAGGATTTCGATGAACGAAGCAAAGATTCGTGAACAAATCACTAGCAGTGAGAGCACCCTGCGGGCGCTCCTCAATCGCAAGTCAACGGCACCAATCGGTCAGATTGATGTAGCCCGCGGACCGGTTCCTCTTCCAACAATCGACGCCCTGCTGGCGTACGCACACCGCAACAGGCCAATGCTGATGCACGATTCGCTCAACGTCCTGGAAAAATCTCTGACGATCAGCTTGATGAAGAAGGAATACCTCCCCGATTTCAAGTTCTCGGTCGAATACGTCCGCATGCCAGTCATGATGGAGAACCGGTGGAGCGTGTCCGCCGGGATCACCCTTCCCTTCGCTCCCTGGTCAATTGCGAAGGCGACTTCGAGAGTTCAGGAAGCAGAGGCAGAACACCTGATGATCTCGTCAATGTACACGGCTTCACAAAACAATGTGGAGCTGCAAATCCGTTCAGGCTACGCATCGCTGCAATCCCTGGAGACGCAGTTCCTCACAATCCGGAATACCATACTGCCTCAGTTGCGCCAATCCATCCAGCTTCTTCTGAGTGAATACGAGACCGGAACAACGTCTTACATGATGGTTCTCGACGGATACCGCATGTTCAACGAAATGCAACTCGATTACGCAATGGCACAAATGAGCTATCAGGAAACGCTTGCATCGCTAGAACGGTCCGTTGGGGTGACCGACATTCAATTCGTTGCTTCCTTTGGAAAGGACCATCATCAATGA